The genomic stretch CCGAGACGGCCCATCCGCGGGCCGCCCCGGAGCGTGACGCGCAGAGCGGCCTGCCGGTCAGCTCCAGAGCGTGACGTGCACCGACGGCCGGAAGTGGCCGACCTTGGCGCCCGCGCCGCGCATCATGGCCTGGATCGCCCGCGGCGTGGAGGCGAACCGGGCGAGCTCGGCCGCCGCCGACGGGTTGCCCTGGTCGGCCAGGGTGATCGCGTGCCAGCCGGCGTCCAGCTGCGCGTGCGGGCCGGGCAGTTGCACCAGCCGGCCGTTGCGGACGTCGGGCGCGACGGCGAACGACAGCGCCGGTGTCACCCCGTGCCCGCGTTTCGCCTCTTCCAGGGCGGCGGCGTTGCTCTGATAGATCTGCTGGTTGGCCTCGGGCACGCCGAGGCGGCGCAGCAGGTCGGGCACCGCGCCCACCTCGGCCGCGGCGGACGGGCCCAGCAGCCAGGTCTGGTCGCGCAGCCGGGCGGCCGACGGGCGCTGGTGGACGAGCGGGTGGTCGGGGCCGGCCACGACCACGACGCGATAGTTCATGACGGGCCGCGAGCCGAACCCCGGCTCGAGCACGGCAGGCTGGGGCCCGATCGCGATGTCGATCGTGCGGGTCTGCAGCAGCGTGAGGAACGCGCCCGGCTCGCGCACGCTCAGCTCCAGGTCGAGGTCGTCGGCGCGGCCCGCGAACAGCTCGATCAGGCCCGGTGCGGCGTGCTCGGCGAACAGGCTGGACGCGCCCACCCGCAGCAGCCGGCGTCCGCGACCGGCCGCGCTGACCTCGAGGACGGTGATGTCCTGCAGGCCCAGCAGCTCGGTGGCCCGGCTGGCCAGGCGCAGGCCGCCGGGGGTGAAGGCCAGGCCCGCGGCCGTCCGCGAGAACAACTGGTCACCCAGCTCGCGGCGCAACTGCGCGATGTGGAGCGAGACCGCCGACTCCGACACCGACAGGTGCGCGGCGGCCTGTTTGACCGAGCCGAGCCGGACGACGGCCGAGTAGGCGCGCAGCTGTGTCGGTGTCATCACCGGCGCTCACCGACCCGAGCCATGAATCGCCCTCCACGCCGATCCGAAGTGTGCTCGCAATCTATCGCGCCGACCCGGGCCTGAGCTGCCTCTCTCCAGTGGATGATCGACGAGTGACGAACCGGAAGATCGTTCGTTAGAACCACGGCGAGCCGATAAACAGGTCAATGTCGGACTTGCCGGAGTGTGCTCATGAAGAGAACGTACGCGTCCCTCCGTACCCTCCGCAAAAGGCTTCTCGATGGTCAAGCCGGACACCGTCGTCGACCGCCTAGCGAGGACATTCATGCCGACCCAGCGCCCCTTCCGCCCCACTCGGACGCATCCTGCATTCTCGGGAGTGGCCGCCGCCGTGGCCGCACTCGCCGTGCTGGCTGTGCCCGTCGAGGCCCACGCGCGCACCGAAGAAGGGTGTGAGGGCGCCCGTTTCACCGCCACCGCCCAGGCCGACCTTGCGAAGATCACCGTGCTGGACGGCGGGATCCTGCGCCGTGACCTGCCCGCCCTGGCCGACGTGCGGCTCGCCTCGGCCCACGGCAGCGCCGACAGCGAACGCCGCCCGCACCGGACGATCGCCACCGGCCGCTACGCCGACGCCAAGCTCCTGGGCCTGCGCGTCCCGGCCGTCCCGCTGGAGGGAACGGTCGCCGAGAGCCGAGCCCCCTCCAGCCGTGGCCCGGCCGAGATCGACACGCCCGTACGCACCGAGAGCCTGGTCAGCGTCGACGCGGGCGGCTTGGCCACGATCCAGCTGGGGAAGTCGACGGCCGACGCACGCTGGCACGACGCGTACCGCTGCGGAAGGACCGGTCCCCTGACCCGCAGCGCCACCATGCTGGCCGGCGCGCAGTTCCTCGGCGGGGGCGGCGCGACGCCGGCGATCCGCGCGATGCGTCCGGCCGGAACCGGTGCGGCGCCGGGGATCGGCGCGGTGCGTCCGGCCGGAGCGGGCGAGCCGACCAGCCTGCTCAAGCTCGGGCCCGCCGGGTCGACACAGAGCGCCACCGACCTCGTACGCCGGAAGGGTCGTCTCGCCGTGACCGCGGCCGCCGGGGTCGCCCTGTCCGACCTGACGCTGTTCGCCGGTACCGCGCAGGAGGTCTCGATCAAGGTCGTCACCCAGCCCACGCTGACCGTCACGGCGACCGGCGAGCGCGCGCACGACGAGGTCGTCTACCGTCCGGCCGTGCTCAAGGTGGCCGCCGCGGGCAAGCCGCTCGCGACCCTGGACACGAGCGACACCAGCGTCGGCGTCGAGCTGCGGGGTGGTCTCACCGCCGCGTCGCTGCTCTCGGCCCGGATCTCGCTGGGTGCTCCGCGTCAGGAAAGGGCCGGCCGTTCCGTACGGGCGGAGGCCGCGGCTCTGCGAGTCGAGGTGCTGCTGGGCCGGGCGCACCTGCTCGACGTCGCCCTCGGCCAGTTGTTCGCCGAGGCGTCCGCGCCGCCGCTGCTGACCGTCCCGGCCCACGCCCAGCAGCGGACGTACGAGAAGCCGGTGACCGCCACGCCCAGCCCCGCCGGAACGAGCCCGGCCGCCGAGCGTCAGGTGCCGGAAGCCGCGCCGCCGACCAGCCCGCCGGCCGTGCGGACCGTCGCCGAGCCGCAGCTCGAGGAGACGGACGCCCTCGCCCGGACAGGCGCGAACGTCGCCGCCGCGGCCACCGGCGGACTGCTGCTCGTCGTCCTGGGGGTCGTCGCGCTGGCCATGGCCCGCCGCCGCGGCCGGCGTAACTGACCGAACCTGCGGATCCGGGGTCGCGGCTGTCGTCTGCGGCCCCGGACGCCGGGCAGCAGGCCGAGCGCTCA from Paractinoplanes brasiliensis encodes the following:
- a CDS encoding LysR family transcriptional regulator, producing MTPTQLRAYSAVVRLGSVKQAAAHLSVSESAVSLHIAQLRRELGDQLFSRTAAGLAFTPGGLRLASRATELLGLQDITVLEVSAAGRGRRLLRVGASSLFAEHAAPGLIELFAGRADDLDLELSVREPGAFLTLLQTRTIDIAIGPQPAVLEPGFGSRPVMNYRVVVVAGPDHPLVHQRPSAARLRDQTWLLGPSAAAEVGAVPDLLRRLGVPEANQQIYQSNAAALEEAKRGHGVTPALSFAVAPDVRNGRLVQLPGPHAQLDAGWHAITLADQGNPSAAAELARFASTPRAIQAMMRGAGAKVGHFRPSVHVTLWS